A part of Zonotrichia leucophrys gambelii isolate GWCS_2022_RI chromosome 7, RI_Zleu_2.0, whole genome shotgun sequence genomic DNA contains:
- the WDR75 gene encoding WD repeat-containing protein 75 isoform X1 produces MVSPGALRVVRCGGGGQRGARAVFSADSKYLLYASGDFVKVHSVNTEETLGLLCGHADLVTGIQLNPHNHMQVYSSSLDGTIKLWDFMDGIPIKTFTVGSKLLALYALASAEDSVFVVIPKKGERDTFQLVSVKLPKGAGQDLEGKELSVVLDGVGASSKQIAFGREDSYVVSVKDVDLQVYFFKRKLLNRFSLSTAKTKGDNRFSCVVCHPTEDCIATGHADGKIRLWRNFHHKKGYTYSALHWHHDTVMDLAYSLEGTRLLSGGVESVLVQWHNESSCQKDFLPRLGSPIECISLSSDGVLCCTLHTDNRISIINSNLRFSRSIQGLIKSRDVKTGLVVDPRTKALVLNGEPGHLQFYSLQTDQQLFSLDIVQRQYIHQAGLKQSDLVKVAFSARGTWLATVEESEEVADPELQLKLWFYTEETQSFALNTRINTPHDNHITDMCFRDMDELGDDSLILVTTGRDCVFKVWVMVGDSDPEAHQSVSWSCDFVGSYHNYQATNCCFSEDGSLLAVSFEETVTVWDSLTWDLKCTFCHPPGNIRNICFGRLTCSKYLIGATDYGFLCCWNLLTCALEWNAHLNVVVLQPDPLSEHIAAVSWLSKESSLFVFKPSEPWPVYIQRNLCKDKILLAAFVPRDEPEMISSEKYLWLRKSQLFFLTDTQELMTLSTKPLEERLTPSSKQLAVEESLPVTPFSVLLGKHRRQQAQEDTDLGKPVVHNKQEQASPAVKELLHTPAHVLPSASFLCTIFINSLLISKENKSAEEVADEVEMESEKAEDDSDEEDVTAMEQQDTSHMELLGEITCKLSKSQEKELRKIRKMDYSWISAF; encoded by the exons ATGGTGTCGCCGGGCGCGCTCCGCGTGGTgcgctgcggcggcggcggccagCGCGGCGCCAGGGCCGTGTTCTCCGCCGACTCCAA GTACCTGCTGTACGCCTCGGGGGACTTCGTGAAGGTGCACAGCGTGAACACCGAGGAGACCCTGGGGCTCCTGTGCGGCCATGCCGACCTGGTGACCGGCATCCAGCTCAACCCACACAACCACATGCAG gtcTATTCTTCCTCTCTTGATGGCACCATTAAGCTGTGGGACTTCATGGATGGCATTCCTATTAAA acttTCACTGTAGGATCCAAACTTCTGGCACTGTACGCGCTTGCCAGTGCTGAGGACTCAGTGTTTGTTGTCATTCCAAAGAAAGGTGAACGAG ATACATTCCAGCTGGTCTCAGTTAAGCTGCCAAAAGGAGCAGGCCAGGATCTGGAAGGCAAGGAGCTCTCAGTGGTTCTGGATGGTGTGGGTGCATCATCAAAGCAAATTGCATTTGGAAGAGAA GATTCATATGTGGTGTCAGTGAAGGATGTGGATctccaggtttatttttttaaacgGAAATTGTTGAACAG GTTTTCTTTGAGTACAGCAAAGACAAAAGGAGACAATCGCTTCAGTTGTGTCGTGTGCCATCCTACAGAGGATTGCATTGCAACTGGCCATGCTGATGGAAAGATTCGCCTCTG GAGGAATTTCCACCACAAGAAAGGATACACATATTCAGCACTGCACTGGCATCATGATACTGTCATGGATCTGGCTTATTCTTTGGAGG GAACCAGGTTGCTGAGTGGTGGAGTTGAATCTGTTCTAGTCCAGTGGCACAATGAATCTTCATGCCAGAAGGATTTCCTGCCTCGTTTGGGGTCTCCCATAGAGTGCATCTCCCTGTCCTCTGACGGCGTTCTCTGCTGCACCCTGCACACCGACAACA GAATTTCAATAATCAACAGCAACCTAAGGTTTTCCAGAAGTATTCAAGGGCTAATCAAAA GTAGGGATGTCAAGACTGGCCTAGTAGTTGATCCTAGAACCAAAGCTTTGGTCCTGAATGGAGAGCCAGGCCACTTGCAGTTCTATTCCCTCCAGACTGACCAACAATTGTTCAGT CTGGACATCGTGCAGCGGCAGTACATCCACCAGGCGGGCCTGAAGCAGTCGGACCTGGTGAAGGTGGCGTTCAGCGCCCGGGGCACCTGGCTGGCCACGGTGGAGGAGAGCGAGGAAGTGGCTGACCccgagctgcagctgaagctgtgGTTCTACACTGAAGAAACACAGAG CTTTGCACTGAACACCAGAATAAACACACCCCATGACAACCACATCACAGACATGTGCTTTCGTGACATGGATGAACTGGGAGATGACTCTCTCATCCTGGTAACAACTGGCAGAGACTGTGTGTTTAAAGTCTGGGTGATGGTAGGAGACTCTGATCCAGAAG CACACCAGAgtgtgagctggagctgtgactTTGTGGGCAGCTACCACAACTACCAAGCTacaaactgctgcttctcagaAGATGGCTCTTTGCTGGCTGTTAGCTTTGAAGAAACTGTCACTGTATGGGATTCACTTACTTGGGATCTTAAGTGTACATTTTGCCATCCACCTGGAAATATAAG GAACATCTGCTTTGGGAGACTAACATGTTCCAAGTACCTTATTGGTGCCACTGATTATGGCTTTCTGTGTTGCTGGAACCTGCTCACTTGTGCAT TGGAGTGGAATGCCCACCTCAATGTCGTGGTTCTGCAACCTGATCCCCTTTCTGAGCACATTGCTGCAGTCTCATGGCTCTCCAAAGAGTCCAGCT tgTTTGTGTTTAAACCAAGTGAGCCATGGCCAGTCTACATCCAGAGAAATCTTTGTAAAGACAAGATCCTGCTTGCTGCCTTCGTTCCAAGAGATGAACCTGAAATGATTAGCTCAGAAAAATACCTTTGGCTGAGAAAATCCCAGCTGTTTTTTCTTACAGATACACAA GAGCTGATGACACTTAGCACAAAGCCTCTGGAAGAAAGGCTCACACCATCAAGCAAACAG CTGGCAGTAGAAGAAAGTCTTCCTGTGACACCATTTAGtgtgctgctgggaaagcacaGACGTCAGCAAGCACAGGAGGATACAGACCTTGGAAAACCAGTTGTTCATAATAAGCAGGAGCAAGCTTCACCTGCTGTCAAAGAG cttttgCACACTCCAGCACACGTTTTGCCATCTGCTTCCTTCCTCTGCACTATATTTATTAACTCATTGCTCATCTCCAAAGAGAACAAAAG TGCTGAAGAAGTTGCTGATGAAGTAGAAATGGAAAGTGAAAAAGCAGAGGATGATTCAGATGAGGAAGATGTCACAGCAATGGAACAACAGGATACAAGCCATATGGAATTATTAGGAGAGATTACATGTAAACTGTCTAAATCCCAGGAAAAGGAGCTAcgaaaaataagaaaaatggaCTACAGCTGGATATCAGCCTTCTAA
- the WDR75 gene encoding WD repeat-containing protein 75 isoform X2, which translates to MQVYSSSLDGTIKLWDFMDGIPIKTFTVGSKLLALYALASAEDSVFVVIPKKGERDTFQLVSVKLPKGAGQDLEGKELSVVLDGVGASSKQIAFGREDSYVVSVKDVDLQVYFFKRKLLNRFSLSTAKTKGDNRFSCVVCHPTEDCIATGHADGKIRLWRNFHHKKGYTYSALHWHHDTVMDLAYSLEGTRLLSGGVESVLVQWHNESSCQKDFLPRLGSPIECISLSSDGVLCCTLHTDNRISIINSNLRFSRSIQGLIKSRDVKTGLVVDPRTKALVLNGEPGHLQFYSLQTDQQLFSLDIVQRQYIHQAGLKQSDLVKVAFSARGTWLATVEESEEVADPELQLKLWFYTEETQSFALNTRINTPHDNHITDMCFRDMDELGDDSLILVTTGRDCVFKVWVMVGDSDPEAHQSVSWSCDFVGSYHNYQATNCCFSEDGSLLAVSFEETVTVWDSLTWDLKCTFCHPPGNIRNICFGRLTCSKYLIGATDYGFLCCWNLLTCALEWNAHLNVVVLQPDPLSEHIAAVSWLSKESSLFVFKPSEPWPVYIQRNLCKDKILLAAFVPRDEPEMISSEKYLWLRKSQLFFLTDTQELMTLSTKPLEERLTPSSKQLAVEESLPVTPFSVLLGKHRRQQAQEDTDLGKPVVHNKQEQASPAVKELLHTPAHVLPSASFLCTIFINSLLISKENKSAEEVADEVEMESEKAEDDSDEEDVTAMEQQDTSHMELLGEITCKLSKSQEKELRKIRKMDYSWISAF; encoded by the exons ATGCAG gtcTATTCTTCCTCTCTTGATGGCACCATTAAGCTGTGGGACTTCATGGATGGCATTCCTATTAAA acttTCACTGTAGGATCCAAACTTCTGGCACTGTACGCGCTTGCCAGTGCTGAGGACTCAGTGTTTGTTGTCATTCCAAAGAAAGGTGAACGAG ATACATTCCAGCTGGTCTCAGTTAAGCTGCCAAAAGGAGCAGGCCAGGATCTGGAAGGCAAGGAGCTCTCAGTGGTTCTGGATGGTGTGGGTGCATCATCAAAGCAAATTGCATTTGGAAGAGAA GATTCATATGTGGTGTCAGTGAAGGATGTGGATctccaggtttatttttttaaacgGAAATTGTTGAACAG GTTTTCTTTGAGTACAGCAAAGACAAAAGGAGACAATCGCTTCAGTTGTGTCGTGTGCCATCCTACAGAGGATTGCATTGCAACTGGCCATGCTGATGGAAAGATTCGCCTCTG GAGGAATTTCCACCACAAGAAAGGATACACATATTCAGCACTGCACTGGCATCATGATACTGTCATGGATCTGGCTTATTCTTTGGAGG GAACCAGGTTGCTGAGTGGTGGAGTTGAATCTGTTCTAGTCCAGTGGCACAATGAATCTTCATGCCAGAAGGATTTCCTGCCTCGTTTGGGGTCTCCCATAGAGTGCATCTCCCTGTCCTCTGACGGCGTTCTCTGCTGCACCCTGCACACCGACAACA GAATTTCAATAATCAACAGCAACCTAAGGTTTTCCAGAAGTATTCAAGGGCTAATCAAAA GTAGGGATGTCAAGACTGGCCTAGTAGTTGATCCTAGAACCAAAGCTTTGGTCCTGAATGGAGAGCCAGGCCACTTGCAGTTCTATTCCCTCCAGACTGACCAACAATTGTTCAGT CTGGACATCGTGCAGCGGCAGTACATCCACCAGGCGGGCCTGAAGCAGTCGGACCTGGTGAAGGTGGCGTTCAGCGCCCGGGGCACCTGGCTGGCCACGGTGGAGGAGAGCGAGGAAGTGGCTGACCccgagctgcagctgaagctgtgGTTCTACACTGAAGAAACACAGAG CTTTGCACTGAACACCAGAATAAACACACCCCATGACAACCACATCACAGACATGTGCTTTCGTGACATGGATGAACTGGGAGATGACTCTCTCATCCTGGTAACAACTGGCAGAGACTGTGTGTTTAAAGTCTGGGTGATGGTAGGAGACTCTGATCCAGAAG CACACCAGAgtgtgagctggagctgtgactTTGTGGGCAGCTACCACAACTACCAAGCTacaaactgctgcttctcagaAGATGGCTCTTTGCTGGCTGTTAGCTTTGAAGAAACTGTCACTGTATGGGATTCACTTACTTGGGATCTTAAGTGTACATTTTGCCATCCACCTGGAAATATAAG GAACATCTGCTTTGGGAGACTAACATGTTCCAAGTACCTTATTGGTGCCACTGATTATGGCTTTCTGTGTTGCTGGAACCTGCTCACTTGTGCAT TGGAGTGGAATGCCCACCTCAATGTCGTGGTTCTGCAACCTGATCCCCTTTCTGAGCACATTGCTGCAGTCTCATGGCTCTCCAAAGAGTCCAGCT tgTTTGTGTTTAAACCAAGTGAGCCATGGCCAGTCTACATCCAGAGAAATCTTTGTAAAGACAAGATCCTGCTTGCTGCCTTCGTTCCAAGAGATGAACCTGAAATGATTAGCTCAGAAAAATACCTTTGGCTGAGAAAATCCCAGCTGTTTTTTCTTACAGATACACAA GAGCTGATGACACTTAGCACAAAGCCTCTGGAAGAAAGGCTCACACCATCAAGCAAACAG CTGGCAGTAGAAGAAAGTCTTCCTGTGACACCATTTAGtgtgctgctgggaaagcacaGACGTCAGCAAGCACAGGAGGATACAGACCTTGGAAAACCAGTTGTTCATAATAAGCAGGAGCAAGCTTCACCTGCTGTCAAAGAG cttttgCACACTCCAGCACACGTTTTGCCATCTGCTTCCTTCCTCTGCACTATATTTATTAACTCATTGCTCATCTCCAAAGAGAACAAAAG TGCTGAAGAAGTTGCTGATGAAGTAGAAATGGAAAGTGAAAAAGCAGAGGATGATTCAGATGAGGAAGATGTCACAGCAATGGAACAACAGGATACAAGCCATATGGAATTATTAGGAGAGATTACATGTAAACTGTCTAAATCCCAGGAAAAGGAGCTAcgaaaaataagaaaaatggaCTACAGCTGGATATCAGCCTTCTAA